The DNA window CAGGCAGAAACAGCACAGCCACCACAGCTTGAAGCACAGCCGCCGCAGCTACCGCAACCGCCGCAGGACGAACCACATCCGCCGCCGCAACCACTGTCGCAGCCACCGATTGGCTGTTCTTCCCAGTGACCCTGGTCTTCACAGACGGTGCGAGTGCGTGTCACAGGGACGGTGTGACAGACAGTTCGCATTCCCTGACGCTGTTCCTGAGAAGGAACCATCACGGTGAAGGTCTGCTGCTGATCTTCATAGACCGTGCGGCAGACGGTGCGTGTTCCCTGACGCTGTTCCTGGCGAGGAACCATGACCGTGTAGTTCTGCGTCTGGTCTTCGTAGACCGTGCGGCAGACGGTGCGTGTTCCCTGACGCTGTTCCTGGCGCGGAACCATCACAGTGTAAGTCTGCTGCTGGTCATCATAGACCGTGCGGCAAACTGTGCGGGTTCCCTGTCGCTGTTCCTGAGACGGAACCATGACAGTGTAGGTCTGCTGCTGGTCTTCCCAGACCGTGCGACAGACAGTGCGTGTTCCCTGACGCTGTTCCTGAACCGGAACGTTCACGGTCACGGTACGAGTCTGAGTCACCATCTGAGGAACCATGACGGTTCGCTCAACAGTTTCCCACGTTCCGCAGGCGTCTCCGCCACACCCGACCGATGCTCCACAGCCCCCGCAAGAGCTTGTCACTCCACAGCTTGAACCACAAGAACTGGCGCCGCAGGGGCTGCAGCTCGTGGCACAAGGAGCAGAACAACAGGAGCTGACCTTGCTGCCGCAGCAGCTACCAGCTTGTGCAGACGCCGTCATCAAAACGGCTGCTGCGAATGACAAGACATAACGCATGTCTCTTCAACTCCTCCTTCGAATCACACTGATTCACAAATTAGGAATTACGCCCCGAGAACGCCTCGGGTTCCCACTTTGATTCCAAACCAAAGCCCAGCCGTCTAAATTGCACTTAAGGATGAGCTCTTGAACGCCTCCCCCCTAGTCATGTCGGGGAGAATAACGTTGTGGACAGGAAAAACGGCCCACTTCCGCGACTATAACATGGGGTGTTTGAGAAGAACAACGAAAATGGCAAAAAAAGGACTGTCGAGAAAAGTATCTCGGTTGTCCATGTCATTGCTGGTTATTCCGACTACAGCGACCCGCGTCCATTTGCGCAGGTTAGGTAAACTTCGAGTGCCGTTTCCAGCATTCCGGAGGCAATTTCTTCAAGTTTATGAATCGAGAATCTGCTGCAGATGACAGGGAATTGCGCTGTGTGGTTTCGCTGCGTGCGTTGTCGGCAGGAAGGGCGGTCAGTATAGTCCGACGCGAAATCGCGAGAGGCACCGCGATCGTTCGCCTTTTTCGTGGAAACCTGACTTCAGTCTCCGGTGTAGCTGTTCATGAAATTCTGCTTAGTCGATCGCATCACGGCTCTCGTGCCGGGGCAATCGATTTCCACGATCAAGAACGTCTCTCTGGCTGAGGAGTATCTCCAGGATCACTTCCCGGGGTTTTCTGTGATGCCCGGCGTCTTGATGGTGGAGTCAATGGTCCAGAGCTGTGCCTGGTTGCTGCGAGTGACTGACGATTTTCGACACAGCACGATTCTGTTACGTCAAGCGCGTGCCGTGAAATTCAACAGCTTTCTCAAGCCGGGGCAGACTCTGGAGGTCACCGCGACTCTGAAACAGAATGACGAAAGTTCCGCCGCGTTTCAGGCTGCTGGCACGGTCGACGGCGCGTCGGCTGTCAGTGCGCGTCTGGTGCTTTCGAAGCAGAATCTCGCTTCAGGAAAGTCCGACATGGCGACAAATGACGAACGGATCCTGATCGCGATGCGTGAGCTATTTGAGCAGATTCGGCCCTGATCCCGGCACCCGCGTCTGGTGCTTTGTGCGCGTTATCGTCAGCGATGCATCCGGGATTCTCCGGCGCATCGTCAGATGCCCCTCGAATGACAATCTTTAAACGGAACGGAAGGCTGGCAAACGAATGAGTCTGAAGGGTCGAGTTGCGTTAGTGACCGGCGGAAGCCGTGGAATCGGTCGGGCGATCGTAGAGGTGCTTGCGAATGACGGGGCGAAGGTTGCGTTCGTCTATCATTCGAACAGTGACGCCGCCGATCAGGTTGTCGCAGCGCTTCGGGAATCCGGCGGCGAAGCGATGGCGATTCAGGCCGACGTCAGGTCCAAAGAGGCCTCGGAAAAGGTCGTGGCGGATGTCGTTGCGGCGTGGGGCTCGCTGGACATCCTGGTGAACAACGCAGGAATCATCCGCGACGGGCTGCTGGCCACGATGGACGCACAGCAGTGGCAGGATGTGATCGACACAAATCTGACCAGCGTCTTCAATTTCTGCCAGTCGGCGACTCGCCAGATGATGTCACAGCGGTACGGGCGGATTATTAACATGTCAAGCGTTGCGGCGGACGTGTCAAATCCCGGCCAGGCGAACTACGCCGCAAGCAAAGGGGGCGTCGAAGGCTTTACACGATGCATCGCCACGGAACTCGCTCGGCGGGGAATTACGGCGAACGCGGTGGCCCCCGGCTTTATTGAAACAGATATGACTGTCGCAGTCGTCAATGCGGCCGGTGCCGAAATCAAGAAGAAGATTCCCGTCCGGCGACTGGGACAGCCGGCCGACATAGCC is part of the Planctomycetaceae bacterium genome and encodes:
- the fabG gene encoding 3-oxoacyl-[acyl-carrier-protein] reductase gives rise to the protein MSLKGRVALVTGGSRGIGRAIVEVLANDGAKVAFVYHSNSDAADQVVAALRESGGEAMAIQADVRSKEASEKVVADVVAAWGSLDILVNNAGIIRDGLLATMDAQQWQDVIDTNLTSVFNFCQSATRQMMSQRYGRIINMSSVAADVSNPGQANYAASKGGVEGFTRCIATELARRGITANAVAPGFIETDMTVAVVNAAGAEIKKKIPVRRLGQPADIANAVLFFAQEASSYVTGQVLKVDGGLTLGGI
- a CDS encoding 3-hydroxyacyl-ACP dehydratase FabZ family protein — encoded protein: MKFCLVDRITALVPGQSISTIKNVSLAEEYLQDHFPGFSVMPGVLMVESMVQSCAWLLRVTDDFRHSTILLRQARAVKFNSFLKPGQTLEVTATLKQNDESSAAFQAAGTVDGASAVSARLVLSKQNLASGKSDMATNDERILIAMRELFEQIRP